Genomic segment of bacterium:
TTCCGGCGATAGGTGAACTTGGCGGCACACCCTTCCCGTCCGACGAGCACGCTGGTACGGTCAGCTCGAGGCAAGGTTGCTTCCCCTCCCCTTGGCAGGCTCGGGTGGGGTACCTTGCCTTCAAACTTATCCGTCTTGCCCCAATTCCCCAGGTAAGCGGGGTACGGCCGCCCTGCGACCGCCAGGGCTGCTCGGCTTTTCCCACCGGGTCTGGGATGCGTTCGGCTAGGGCGGGGGACCGGAGGAGATGATGCTTTGACAGACGTTCGAACGGTGTTGAGCAGACGAACGTACGCCGGCGTATTCATGGTCACGCTCGCCACGTTGATGCACGAGATCTTACTGACGCGCATCTTCAGCGTGACCATGTGGTACCATTACGCATTCATGGCGATCTCGGTGGCGTTGTTTGGGATGACCGTCGGAGCGATCCTGGTGTATTTGTTCCCCCGCTACTTCGCCCCGGAGCGCACGCACTATCATCTGGCGCTCAGCGCGTGGCTCTTCAGCCTGTCCATCGTCGTCAGCTTCTTGACGTTTGCCAGCATTCCGTTCGTCGTTGCCAGATCGCTCGTGATCGTCTATTCCATTATGTTGACCTATGCGGCGATATCGGTCCCGTTTGTGTTCAGCGGGATCTGTGTCTGTTTGGCGCTGACGCGATTTCCCCGGCATGTGGGCAGGCTCTACGCCACGGACCTCGCCGGAGCCGCATGCGGCTGTCTGGCCGTGATTTTCACCCTGTGGTTTACCGATGGGCCGGGTGCGGTGCTCGTCGCCGCGCTCTTGGCTGCGGCTGGCGCGGCCCTGTTCAGCGCCGGCGCGTTGAAGCGGGCGGCGCTGATCTCGAGCGTGGTGCTCGCGCTTGCCGTAGCCGGCCAGGCGGTTTCCGCCGCGCACCAGGCTCCCTGGCTGAGGGTGGTCTGGGTAAAGGGCGCGTTCGAGCCGCTGCCGCTCTATCAGAAATGGAATTCCTTTTCGCGCATCGCGATCAGCGGAGAGCCCACGACGCCCGTCAAGCCCTCGGCGGCGGGACTCAGCAGGACCATTCCCGCGCAGACGACGACCCGAGAACTCTCGCTCAACATCGACTCCAGCACCGGGACGCTCATGACCGCGCTCGACGGCGGGCTGCGGACCGTCGCGTACCTTAAAGACGACGTGATCAACCTGCCCCACTACATTCGTCACAATGCTCGAGTGCTGGTCATCGGCTCCGGGGGAGGAAGGGATATCCTCTCCGCGTTGGTCTTCGGACAACGATCGGTCGTGGGGGTCGAGATCAATCAGGATACTATTGATGCCGTCAACCGGCGGTTCGGCGACTTCACGGGTCACCTCGACCGGGATCCTCGGGTCACGTTTGTCGCCGACGAGGCACGCAGTTACATCGCCCGCCAGCGGACTCAATTCGATATCATCCAGGCGTCCTTCGCCAGCACATGGGCGGCCACCGCCGCCGGGGCGTACGTGCTCACGGAGAACTCCCTGTACACCGTGGAGGCATGGAAGCTCTTTCTCGATCGGCTGAGCGACCATGGGATCTTGACGTTTACCCGCTGGTATTTTCGGAGTAGCCCGACCGAAATCTACAGGATGACATCCCTCGCCACCGCTTCCCTGGAACGGGAGGGCGTGAAGGATCCGCGGGGCCACATCATCATCGTCAGGAACATCCCGACCGGCGAGGACGCCGACACGCCCGACGGCGTTGGCACGATCCTTGTCAGCAAGCAGCCGTTTTCCGACCAGGACATCGACACGATCGAGCAGGTTGCGCGCGCGCAGAAATTTGACCTTGTCTTGACGCAGCGGTACGCGCTCGATGCGACGTTCGCGGCCCTCGCCTCGGGCAAAGACGTGGGAACGGTGGCGGCAAACTTCCCGTTTAACATCACCGCGCCGACCGACGATAGCCCCTTTTTCTTCAACACGATCCGGCTCCGGGATGTTTTCAAAATCACGCCGGGACGTCACCACGATGCCACGAATGAGAAAGCCGTCCTCACCTTGGCCATTCTGCTGATCGTGGTGATCGCGCTGACGGTGACGTGCATCATCGTGCCACTCATCCTGACGACCAAAAAGGCGGCGCTCAAGGGAGCCGGCCCGCTGTTTGTGTTCTTTGCCAGCATCGGCCTCGGGTTCATGTTCGTGGAGATATCGCAGATGCAGCGGCTGATCATCTTCCTGGGGAATCCGACGTACGGCCTATCGGTCGTGCTGTTCGCGCTCCTCTTGTCCAGCGGTCTCGGTAGCCAGTTGACCCAGAACATCGGCTCCCGGGGTCTTGTTCCCGCGGCGGGGTTGCGCCTTGTGCTGCTGCTCTGCGCGCTCGCGCTCTTCGGGAAGCTCACGCCCTATATCATCAGCGAGTTTCAGTCGGCAACGACGATGCTGCGCATCCTGCTGGCAACATCAATCCTGTTCCCCCTCGGGGTGTTCATGGGAATGGCGTTCCCGTTGGGGATGTGCGCGGCCTCAACCCGGCATGCTCCATTGACCCCATGGCTGTGGGGCATCAACGGGGCCACCTCCGTGTGCGCCTCAGTGCTTGCGACCGCGGTCTCGCTGAATACAAGCATCTCCGCGTCTTTCTGGACTGGATTCGCGTCCTATGCCGTCGCGGGTGCCGCGTTTGTGCTGGCCGCCCGGGCGCCGAGCGCGCCTGCGACTCTGCCGGAGGTAGGTCCGATCGCAACGGGGGAGATCACGGGGGCGCATACGGCACACTGATCGGCCGGAGCCTCTAAAGCGCAATCCCAGGATCCCTTTAGACGCGGAGGGTGTTGCGGGACCGGCCCTCTACGCGTGCGGCCGGTTCGAACGCCTCCCAGGCCTTGGAGAAAGAGAGGGTCTGTGGTACAGTCTCCATCGGACCCCCCAAAGGGTGTACCGGCTGCCTTCATCCTCTGGGAGCCTAATATATAAGGATTTTGCGCGCCCGTAGCTCAGCGGACAGAGCAGCTGCCTTCTAAGCAGCGGGTCGCAGGTTCGAGTCCTGCCGGGCGCGCCAGGATCTTCTGCCAGAATCGCATTGGTACCGTCCGCCATCCACGGTGCAGATGATCTTGTTCCTTCATCCGACGACTTCGTTCGGATGGGGGGGCAATTTTCCTCACTCAACGGGTAGTCGTCCGTGTGTTCAAGGGGTAGGGTAGGGTCATGTCGCAGCATACCTCCCAAAGACGAGGCCAACCATGCGTGCGTTGATCACCGGTGGAGCCGGTTTTGTCGGATCGCATCTCGCAGCTGCCCTCCTCGAGCGCGGCGATGAGGTCTGGGTCTTGGACAATCTGGCCACGGGGTCTGTCGGTAACGTCTCCGACCACATGCTGAACCCGCGTCTTGAGTTCATCAAGGACTCGATTTTGAACAAGCAACTGGCAAGGGTCCTCGTGGCCTCGTGCGACGTCGTGTATCATCTGGCCGCGGTGCTGGATTCCGAGACCCTCGTCAAGGATCCACTCCACGCGGCTTTCGTGAACATTCAAGGCACCGAGAACATCCTCGCCGCAGCCGCGGAGCACGGACGCAAGGTGGTGCTCGCGTCCTCGTGCGCGGTCTATGGGAAGAGCACGAAGACCCCGTTGCGCGAGCATCACGACCGGGTACTGGGTCCGACGAACACGCCGCGCTGGGCGTATGCTTCGGCGAAAGCCATGAACGAGCATTTCGCAGTCGCTTACGGCACCACGGGGTTGCCGGTTGCCGTCATCCGCCTGTTCAATTGTTACGGGCCACGGCTTCATTGCCACGGATATGGTACGGTCGTTGCCCGATTCATCCAGCAGGCCCTCGACGGCGAACCGTTGACCGTGCACGGCGACGGCCGGCAGGCGCGGTGTTTCACGTACGTGGAGGATGCGGTTGCGGGGCTCCTCCTCGCCGGGCACAGTGTGGAAGCCAATGGCAGGATCCTCAACATTGGGGATACCACCGAGATCAGCATCCTCAACCTGGCGAGGCTGATTCGGTCCTTGAGCCGGTCTACGTCCGAGATCAAGCTCTTGCCGTACCAGGATTCCTATGGGCAGAGTTATGAAGACATCTGGCGCCGCGTTCCTGACATCTCACGGGCGCGGCTCGTGCTCGGCTTTCAGCCCCGCATGTCGTTGGAAGGGGGGCTTCTGCGGACGATCGACTGGTTCCGGGGGCGACGCGCCACCAGCGGCGCCACGTCCGCCGGTCGAGGATCCGGATCGGCGCTCGTGTAGGAACGCCGAGGTCTCGAAGGACGCTCATTCGGGCATACACCTTCGGCGGCTACCGCCGTGGAGGAGTGTGGATGAGCGACGCGGTCATCGAGCGCAACGGGTGCCGGATCGAACCACAGTCGCAGTGGGTCCCATCGGGGCGCGGGTTGCGGAAGGGGTGGAGGCCGAAGGCGACGGTGTCCGAGGCCGGCAACCCAGGGCTCGAGTATGTGATCGCGCCCCGGGACGTTGAGACGTTTCCCACGAAGGAGGAAGCGGACGCCTTCATGCTGCATTGGGCCCACCGGTGGCTTGAGCACCGGCAGCCGACCGGGGTGACGCGGTAGAGTGTGCGAAAGGCACGTGGGTGGCAGCGGCGTACGCGGCCAGCCTCATCGAAATGAGGCCGGCCGCACGACTTAACGGTCGGCTTGTTGTGCCTTACCCGTCGCCGTCGACTGCGCCCTGCCCGACAAGAATGCGCTCCCGAGGCAGCGACTCGGACGGCAACCCCACGTGGAACGTCTTATCCCACACGGGCGTTCGTACCACGAGGGTCTGCCACAAGGCTGCGAGACCGATCGGGATCCAAAG
This window contains:
- a CDS encoding NAD-dependent epimerase/dehydratase family protein, which encodes MRALITGGAGFVGSHLAAALLERGDEVWVLDNLATGSVGNVSDHMLNPRLEFIKDSILNKQLARVLVASCDVVYHLAAVLDSETLVKDPLHAAFVNIQGTENILAAAAEHGRKVVLASSCAVYGKSTKTPLREHHDRVLGPTNTPRWAYASAKAMNEHFAVAYGTTGLPVAVIRLFNCYGPRLHCHGYGTVVARFIQQALDGEPLTVHGDGRQARCFTYVEDAVAGLLLAGHSVEANGRILNIGDTTEISILNLARLIRSLSRSTSEIKLLPYQDSYGQSYEDIWRRVPDISRARLVLGFQPRMSLEGGLLRTIDWFRGRRATSGATSAGRGSGSALV